From a single Bacillus sp. BGMRC 2118 genomic region:
- the fabG gene encoding 3-oxoacyl-ACP reductase FabG produces MRLENRVAVVTGAANGIGLEAAKLFALEGAKVVLADYNEEQGAKHAEELRATGADVLFVQVNVADRESVDNMVAKTINTYGQIDILINNAGITRDAMLTKMTPENFSQVIDVNLTGVFHCTQAVVPYMIQAGKGKIVVTSSVSGVYGNVGQTNYAAAKAGVIGMVKSWAKELGRKGINVNAVAPGFTNTAMVQTVPEKVIQQLVATIPLQRLGQPEDIAKAYLYLASDDSDYVTGTVLHVDGGIMM; encoded by the coding sequence GTGAGATTAGAAAATAGAGTTGCCGTTGTTACAGGAGCCGCAAATGGAATTGGATTAGAGGCTGCAAAACTTTTTGCTCTAGAAGGGGCAAAAGTAGTGTTAGCTGATTATAACGAAGAACAAGGGGCAAAGCATGCGGAAGAACTTCGTGCCACGGGAGCTGACGTATTATTTGTTCAAGTTAACGTTGCAGATCGTGAAAGCGTTGATAACATGGTGGCTAAAACGATTAATACGTATGGCCAAATCGACATATTAATTAACAATGCGGGCATAACGAGGGATGCAATGCTGACGAAAATGACACCTGAAAACTTTAGTCAGGTAATTGATGTTAACTTGACAGGGGTTTTTCATTGTACACAAGCGGTTGTGCCGTACATGATACAAGCCGGTAAAGGAAAGATTGTTGTCACCTCTTCTGTTTCTGGTGTGTATGGAAATGTTGGTCAAACCAATTATGCTGCTGCTAAAGCAGGAGTAATTGGAATGGTGAAATCATGGGCAAAGGAATTAGGACGTAAAGGAATAAATGTAAATGCTGTTGCACCTGGATTTACAAATACAGCTATGGTTCAAACTGTCCCGGAAAAAGTCATTCAGCAGCTCGTTGCTACGATACCACTGCAACGACTAGGACAACCAGAAGATATTGCAAAAGCATATTTATACTTAGCTTCAGACGATTCAGACTATGTAACAGGAACAGTATTGCATGTAGATGGTGGAATCATGATGTAA
- a CDS encoding thiolase family protein yields MRNVVITSAVRSPIGDFGGVFKDLLPTDLIVPVLKEAVSRSNLGNDEINEVILGHCIQRTDQPNTARTAALLAGLSDETTGYTIQRQCASGMQAVISAALQIQSGLSDVVVAGGVEAMSSSPYLLKQHRWGARMQHSQVTDTVWEILEDPIHHIMMGETAENLADIHNITREEQDEIALLSHQRAAKAIEQGYFDSQIVPITLKFRKGETVVTKDEHPRPTLTKEDLAKLKTVFRKDGTVTAGNASGLNDGAAALVLMDEETALQKGIKPLARIVGFQVSGVDPKVMGRGPVPSIQRGLERVGWSLEDADLIEVNEAFAAQYLAVEKELGLNRDIVNVNGSGISLGHPIGCTGARIITSLVHELHRREVNKGIASLCVGGGMGAAVFIERV; encoded by the coding sequence ATGAGAAATGTAGTCATTACTTCAGCAGTACGTTCACCAATTGGTGATTTTGGTGGTGTCTTCAAAGACTTGCTGCCAACTGATTTAATTGTGCCAGTTTTAAAGGAGGCAGTATCAAGAAGTAACCTCGGAAACGATGAGATAAATGAGGTTATTTTAGGTCATTGTATTCAAAGAACGGACCAGCCAAACACAGCTAGAACGGCTGCATTACTTGCCGGTTTATCCGATGAAACTACAGGTTATACCATCCAGCGTCAATGTGCTTCGGGTATGCAAGCAGTTATATCGGCTGCATTGCAAATTCAATCTGGGTTATCAGATGTAGTGGTGGCTGGTGGCGTTGAGGCTATGAGTTCAAGTCCATATTTATTAAAACAGCATCGCTGGGGAGCTAGAATGCAGCACAGCCAAGTAACAGATACAGTTTGGGAGATCTTAGAGGATCCTATCCATCATATTATGATGGGAGAGACAGCTGAAAATTTAGCGGATATCCACAACATTACACGTGAAGAGCAGGATGAAATCGCCCTGCTTAGTCACCAACGAGCCGCAAAGGCAATCGAACAAGGTTACTTTGATTCTCAAATTGTACCCATTACGTTAAAGTTCCGAAAAGGGGAAACAGTCGTAACAAAGGATGAGCATCCACGTCCAACTTTAACAAAAGAAGATTTGGCAAAATTAAAAACTGTTTTCCGCAAGGACGGTACCGTAACTGCAGGTAATGCTTCCGGCTTAAATGATGGAGCAGCTGCATTAGTCTTAATGGATGAAGAAACCGCATTACAAAAGGGGATTAAGCCTCTAGCTAGAATTGTAGGCTTCCAAGTTTCAGGAGTCGATCCAAAGGTAATGGGAAGAGGACCAGTTCCTAGTATTCAGCGAGGATTAGAGAGAGTAGGCTGGTCGTTAGAAGATGCCGACTTAATTGAAGTGAACGAGGCATTCGCAGCACAATACTTGGCTGTTGAAAAGGAACTTGGATTAAATCGTGATATTGTAAATGTTAATGGCAGTGGGATCAGCTTAGGACACCCCATTGGTTGTACAGGCGCAAGAATTATAACAAGTCTTGTCCATGAGCTTCACCGTAGAGAAGTAAATAAAGGTATTGCCTCATTATGTGTTGGTGGAGGAATGGGAGCAGCTGTATTTATTGAGAGAGTATAA
- a CDS encoding long-chain fatty acid--CoA ligase, whose protein sequence is MRWDLDWVEKRSQLTPDKVAIIDGENNNQYTYKELANRAHSFATYLKSKGVTKGDRVALLCPNDICYFDFLFACMKIGAIFVPINWRLSQVEIQAIHEDCTPSLIGYHSRFANLLPPADKIIQVDCEHYESIFNNNYTALMDSTLTENDPLTIIYTGGTTGKSKGVVLTHSNIGWNAINTIVSWSLTESDITLTYLPLFHTGGLNALTLPILLMGGTVLIARDFNPEYTIDLIEKEKCTILLMVPTMYHLITLSKSFQHAKFESMRTFLSGGAPCPLTIYEAFMEKGIDFKEGYGLTEAGPNNFYIDPKLSMKKKGSIGMPMMFNKAKIMKHDGTLAKVNEVGELLLFGNHVFDHYWNNPEATRKAIKNGWLHTGDLARYDEDGYYYIVGRKKEMIITGGENVYPLEVEQCIQNHASVAEVAVVGLPHEKWGEVVTAFVSLYPGHTATEQELKNICLQELGSYKVPKYFWIIEELPKTHVGKIDKKQLQTQYECFIS, encoded by the coding sequence GTGAGATGGGATTTGGATTGGGTTGAGAAGCGTTCACAGCTAACGCCAGATAAGGTTGCCATCATTGATGGAGAAAATAATAACCAGTATACCTACAAAGAATTAGCCAATCGTGCCCATTCGTTTGCTACCTATTTGAAAAGTAAAGGTGTAACTAAAGGGGATCGTGTTGCTCTTCTTTGCCCTAACGACATATGCTATTTTGATTTTCTATTTGCATGTATGAAGATTGGTGCCATTTTTGTTCCGATTAATTGGCGATTATCACAGGTTGAAATACAAGCTATTCACGAAGACTGTACACCAAGTCTAATTGGCTATCACTCCCGTTTTGCAAACTTACTTCCGCCTGCAGACAAAATAATTCAGGTGGATTGTGAACACTATGAATCTATTTTTAACAATAACTATACCGCTCTGATGGACTCAACCTTAACTGAGAATGATCCACTTACAATTATTTATACCGGAGGGACCACTGGGAAATCAAAAGGAGTGGTGCTCACACATTCGAACATAGGCTGGAATGCTATAAATACAATAGTGAGCTGGAGCCTGACAGAGTCTGATATTACATTAACATACTTGCCTCTATTTCATACAGGAGGTTTAAATGCTTTAACGCTTCCGATTTTACTTATGGGTGGAACCGTGTTAATTGCAAGGGATTTTAATCCAGAATATACGATAGATTTAATAGAAAAAGAGAAATGCACCATTTTACTAATGGTACCAACGATGTATCATTTGATCACTTTATCGAAATCCTTTCAGCATGCTAAATTTGAGAGTATGCGAACATTCTTATCCGGTGGTGCACCCTGTCCGTTAACCATCTACGAAGCGTTTATGGAAAAAGGAATTGATTTTAAAGAGGGGTATGGACTCACGGAAGCAGGACCTAATAATTTTTACATTGATCCCAAGTTATCAATGAAGAAAAAAGGTTCAATTGGCATGCCAATGATGTTTAATAAGGCAAAAATCATGAAACACGATGGAACTCTTGCGAAAGTCAATGAAGTTGGAGAACTTTTGTTATTCGGGAATCATGTGTTTGATCATTATTGGAATAATCCGGAAGCCACAAGGAAAGCAATCAAAAACGGCTGGCTACACACGGGCGACTTGGCAAGATATGATGAAGACGGTTATTACTATATTGTTGGACGTAAAAAGGAAATGATTATTACTGGTGGAGAAAACGTCTATCCACTAGAAGTCGAACAATGTATACAAAATCATGCTTCTGTCGCTGAAGTAGCAGTAGTCGGTTTGCCACATGAGAAATGGGGAGAAGTAGTTACTGCATTTGTATCGCTATATCCTGGACATACCGCAACAGAACAAGAGTTGAAGAATATTTGTCTACAGGAACTGGGCAGCTACAAGGTACCAAAATACTTTTGGATTATTGAAGAGCTGCCGAAAACGCACGTCGGAAAAATTGATAAGAAACAATTACAAACACAATATGAATGTTTCATTAGTTAA